From one Lotus japonicus ecotype B-129 chromosome 3, LjGifu_v1.2 genomic stretch:
- the LOC130747090 gene encoding E3 ubiquitin-protein ligase PUB23-like, translating into MTEIEIPQYYVCPISFQLMKDPVTAVTGITYDRESIEQWLQKARDCVCPVTKQPLPRSSQYLTPNHTLRRLIQAWCSSNSTNGVDQIPTPKTPIEKSHIEKLVKDLEVPRLYKAALEKLREFATESERNRTSMAETGVVKGVVKLINKNFKEGRRTIFLEEALRIVHLLWNVPTMSYSMKNLVGTNMDFINSLTWIVLLHMEKNVKMVNEAMPLLKLTIEVANSTLVANLDSGFFTGMVNVLRKRALSQQAIKSALHILVQTCPLGRNRTRIVEAGAVTELIELELEKPEKNISELIFNLLAHLCSCADGREHFLRHAAGIAVVSKRILRVSPGTDDRAVHILGIIARYSQSKEFVQEMLRVGAVSKLCMVMQADCASYLKEKARDILRLHSTAWNNSPCIQLYLFTRHQR; encoded by the coding sequence ATGACAGAAATTGAAATTCCTCAATATTATGTATGTCCAATTTCGTTTCAGCTCATGAAGGATCCTGTGACAGCCGTTACCGGCATAACATACGACAGAGAAAGCATCGAGCAATGGTTGCAGAAAGCCAGAGATTGCGTGTGCCCAGTTACCAAACAACCACTTCCTAGAAGCTCACAATATTTGACTCCAAATCACACGCTAAGAAGGTTGATTCAAGCATGGTGTTCATCAAATTCAACCAACGGTGTAGATCAAATTCCAACCCCAAAAACTCCTattgagaagtcccacattgagaAACTTGTGAAGGATCTTGAGGTCCCTCGGTTATATAAAGCAGCACTAGAGAAATTGCGTGAGTTTGCTACAGAAAGTGAGAGAAACAGAACAAGCATGGCTGAAACAGGAGTAGTGAAAGGTGTGGTGAAGTTGATAAACAAGAATTTCAAGGAAGGAAGGAGAACAATTTTCCTAGAAGAAGCTTTGAGAATTGTTCATCTTCTATGGAATGTTCCAACCATGTCTTACAGCATGAAGAATTTGGTTGGAACAAACATGGACTTCATCAATTCCTTGACTTGGATTGTGCTGCTTCACATGGAGAAAAACGTGAAGATGGTCAACGAAGCAATGCCCCTTTTGAAATTGACAATTGAAGTCGCAAATTCAACTCTGGTAGCGAATTTAGACTCTGGATTCTTCACAGGAATGGTGAATGTGTTGAGAAAAAGAGCACTCTCTCAACAAGCTATCAAATCAGCTTTACACATCCTCGTCCAAACGTGCCCTTTGGGTAGAAACAGAACAAGGATCGTGGAAGCAGGGGCAGTGACAGAGCTCATTGAGCTCGAGCTTGAAAAGCCAGAGAAGAACATCTCAGAGCTCATATTCAACCTTCTTGCACATCTATGTTCTTGTGCTGATGGAAGGGAACATTTTCTTCGCCACGCGGCGGGCATCGCGGTGGTTTCGAAGAGGATTCTGAGGGTTTCTCCTGGAACTGATGACAGAGCAGTACATATACTTGGAATCATTGCGAGATACTCGCAATCCAAAGAGTTTGTTCAAGAGATGTTGAGAGTTGGAGCAGTGTCGAAGCTTTGCATGGTGATGCAAGCGGATTGTGCTTCTTATTTGAAAGAAAAAGCAAGAGATATTCTTAGGTTGCACTCGACAGCTTGGAATAATTCTCCTTGTATACAATTGTATTTGTTTACTAGGCACCAAAGGTGA
- the LOC130747089 gene encoding uncharacterized protein LOC130747089 gives MEDQKKSMEKDEEGSEKNWSERVEDLVDAGEVESAITLLESIVETLNSSSSSSSSSSSSDWVSQLQLASALTDLANLYSSKGFSLKAHDLQSQASVIKLRHRSQIGSESKPTDAALSSSKDSISEHNLGKEAELPNQTSTASSDDDWEAIAEREPDEILPTISPDCLSGVSNLKLGNTKSQTPKRRGRGTFSYDKQKLYSDQLLDSSVIDVEEEETHCNSEDKKDIPQNSKYGTSHALVLADFPPSTRTTDLEKLLENFNDRGVVIRWVNDTVALAVFRTPSVALEARNSIRCSFTLRILEEDDTLLSSIKASDLEPPKQRPKTSAQAAQRLIAHGMGLKLSSPSAGSRQYKKQEDARRERIVTRQKLRDDAWGDD, from the exons atGGAGGATCAAAAGAAATCAATGGAGAAAGATGAAGAAGGTAGCGAAAAGAATTGGAGCGAACGCGTGGAAGATCTTGTAGACGCAGGGGAGGTAGAAAGCGCAATCACACTGTTGGAATCCATTGTTGAAACCCtaaactcttcttcttcttcttcttcttcttcttcttcttccgatTGGGTTTCACAGCTTCAATTGGCCTCTGCTCTCACCGACTTGGCCAACCTTTACTCCTCCAAAGGCTTCTCTCTCAAAGCACATGATCTTCAATCCCAAGCTTCCGTTATCAAACTACGTCACCGTTCACAAATTGGGAGTGAATCCAAACCAACTGATGCTGCTCTTTCGTCTTCAAAAGATTCTATTTCTGAACACAATCTTGGAAAGGAAGCTGAATTGCCTAATCAGACTTCTACTGCTTCTTCAGATGATG ATTGGGAAGCAATAGCGGAACGTGAACCTGATGAGATACTGCCCACAATATCCCCAGATTGTTTATCTGGTGTATCAAATCTTAAATTGGGGAACACCAAAAGTCAAACTCCAAAGCGGCGTGGAAGGGGAACATTCTCTTATGATAAACAAAAACTTTATAGTGACCAGTTACTCGATAGCTCGGTCATTGATGTTGAGGAGGAGGAGACTCACTGTAATTCTGAAGATAAAAAAGATATACCACAAAACT CAAAATATGGGACCAGTCATGCTCTAGTGTTGGCTGACTTTCCACCGAGTACTAGGACAACGGACCTGGAAAAGCTTCTTGAGAACTTCAATGACCGTGGAGTAGTTATTCGATGGGTCAATGATACTGTTGCACTTGCAGTATTCCGAACACCTTCAGTGG CACTTGAGGCCCGAAACAGTATTCGTTGTTCCTTCACTTTGAGGATACTTGAGGAAGATGATACACTTCTTAGTTCAATTAAAGCAAGTG ACCTGGAACCGCCAAAACAAAGGCCGAAAACCTCTGCCCAAGCAGCACAGAGGCTGATTGCTCATGGAATGGGACTAAAATTGTCATCCCCAAGCGCCGGATCCAGACAATATAAAAAGCAAGAAGATGCAAGGAGGGAGCGTATTGTTACGAGGCAGAAATTAAGGGACGATGCTTGGGGAGATGATTAA